Proteins found in one uncultured Desulfuromonas sp. genomic segment:
- a CDS encoding class I SAM-dependent DNA methyltransferase — translation MFHQTFKNIDDVLWKEAGCSSELDYTEQSSWMLFLKYLDDLERERAMRAELEGKDYTFIIEGKYQWSQWAAPKNGKGEFDHDTALTGDDLIAFVDSELFPYLQGFKQRAASPDTIEYKIGEIFGEIKNKFRSGYSLRDALELMDALKFRSQDQKHELSALYEEKIKNMGNAGRNGGEYYTPRPLIRAMVQVVKPQIGQRIYDGACGSAGFLCEAHDYLRHPRDGGNLTTGQLETLQTKTFYGKEKKSLAYIIAIMNMILHGIDAPNIIHTNTLAENISDIQEKDRFDVILANPPFGGKERKEVQQNFPIKTGETAFLFLQHFIKSLRAGGRAAVVIKNTFLSNSDNASRALRQELLESCNLHTVLDCPGGTFLGAGVKTVVLFFEKGAPTRKTWYYQLDPGRSLGKTNALNDDDLKEFVALQASFSDSDKSWSVDVQEIEQASFDLSVKNPNKEEEAPLRDPQEILDEIAALDAESAEILAGIREMV, via the coding sequence ATGTTCCATCAGACCTTTAAAAACATAGATGACGTCCTCTGGAAAGAGGCTGGCTGTTCTTCTGAACTCGACTACACAGAACAATCTTCTTGGATGCTGTTCCTCAAGTATCTGGATGACTTGGAACGCGAGCGCGCCATGCGGGCCGAGCTTGAGGGCAAGGATTACACCTTCATCATCGAGGGCAAGTACCAGTGGTCGCAGTGGGCTGCACCGAAAAACGGCAAAGGTGAGTTCGATCACGATACCGCGTTGACCGGCGACGACCTGATCGCTTTCGTTGACAGTGAACTGTTCCCCTACCTGCAGGGGTTCAAACAACGCGCTGCCAGCCCCGATACCATCGAATACAAGATTGGCGAGATCTTCGGCGAGATCAAAAACAAGTTCCGCAGCGGTTACAGTTTGCGCGATGCCCTGGAGCTGATGGACGCGCTCAAGTTCCGCTCGCAGGACCAGAAACACGAACTCTCGGCCCTGTACGAAGAGAAAATCAAGAACATGGGCAACGCCGGGCGCAACGGCGGTGAGTATTACACCCCCCGGCCGCTGATCCGCGCCATGGTGCAGGTGGTGAAGCCCCAGATCGGTCAGCGCATCTACGATGGCGCTTGTGGCTCGGCGGGCTTCTTGTGCGAAGCGCATGATTACCTGCGCCACCCGAGAGATGGTGGGAACCTCACCACCGGCCAGCTGGAGACCCTGCAGACCAAGACCTTTTACGGCAAGGAGAAGAAGAGCCTCGCCTATATCATCGCCATCATGAACATGATTCTGCATGGCATCGACGCGCCCAACATCATCCACACCAACACCCTGGCCGAGAACATCAGCGACATCCAGGAGAAGGATCGCTTCGATGTGATCCTGGCCAATCCTCCCTTCGGCGGTAAAGAGCGCAAGGAGGTGCAGCAGAACTTCCCGATCAAGACCGGCGAGACCGCCTTTCTGTTTCTGCAGCATTTCATCAAGTCGCTCAGGGCCGGTGGCCGGGCGGCGGTGGTGATCAAGAACACCTTCCTCTCCAACTCGGACAACGCCTCCCGCGCCCTGCGGCAGGAGCTGCTGGAAAGCTGCAACCTGCATACGGTGCTCGACTGCCCCGGTGGAACCTTCCTTGGCGCCGGGGTGAAGACCGTGGTGCTGTTCTTCGAGAAGGGCGCACCCACCCGCAAGACCTGGTACTACCAGCTTGATCCAGGCCGCAGCCTCGGCAAGACCAATGCGCTGAACGATGATGATCTGAAAGAGTTTGTCGCGCTGCAGGCCAGCTTTTCCGATTCGGATAAGTCGTGGTCGGTGGATGTGCAGGAGATCGAACAGGCTAGCTTTGATCTGTCGGTGAAGAATCCGAACAAGGAGGAGGAAGCTCCGCTGCGCGACCCGCAGGAGATTCTGGATGAGATTGCGGCGCTGGATGCTGAGAGTGCGGAGATTCTGGCCGGGATTCGGGAGATGGTGTGA
- a CDS encoding HDOD domain-containing protein: MIDSQPEHSAVASQTLTIPHILFKIIRLFEQPDVDFATLADTIRQDPVITARIIKLANSVYFRQWSEITQLKQLLVVLGLDTVRQITLLSATEQIFSQVQPQLSRPVSIMWYRSLFCAQLSEELAELVGHTPKEEAYLTGLLHRLGQLSLLCRHPQQYQEQIDITKTLEQIESLERHLFDTTSSATASAEMRQWPLHSFMCDAIAFQTLPIEQLTDATPLVRMQALGRLLSESTDNAPCVARAANLLFGLNADVVELLRQRVKEKTDAMVCSLTGIDGGEDADAAEGFVSSHDHFQQLLHQQVQQHSVTNVLNNGTGPENKSAAFTRLRRDLHLLFGLDHLCLLKTESDHLQGYDDLGCNPQLARITLPLDNSTSLAVQTFHHSVIHCSLDFCPEDLSIADRQLHHLMDADALCFIPLPHRVQPTFIAAVRVTKAQWQDLQSKKPFLAMAAQSTGERLVHSHHHSLQTQQQRRTEDDERHLQLRSAAHEINNPLSIINNYLFLLAQKLDNDPQAAAHMTIIQEEMARVGTMVSGLKHLMNPEQTPRTSDTVDVNDVIERLHALLTQSMYKPRQQTLHLELDRSLPPVQCCGSSLKQILVNLLKNAAEALPPQGDIWLTTRDNLYKNGQHFFEINLCDNGPGLPREVFNRLFQPVTSNKEGHSGLGLTIVKKLVDQMEGEISCSSSASGTRFQLLLPRSLPERSEQSHA, translated from the coding sequence ATGATTGATTCTCAACCGGAACATTCGGCTGTCGCCAGCCAGACTCTGACGATTCCGCATATCCTTTTTAAAATCATCCGACTGTTTGAACAACCGGATGTCGACTTTGCCACACTGGCCGACACCATCCGTCAGGACCCTGTCATCACAGCACGCATTATTAAACTGGCCAACAGTGTCTATTTTCGTCAATGGTCTGAAATCACTCAGCTCAAACAGTTGCTGGTGGTACTCGGTCTGGATACTGTTCGCCAGATCACATTGCTGTCGGCCACGGAGCAGATCTTCAGCCAGGTTCAGCCCCAGTTATCGCGACCGGTTTCCATCATGTGGTACCGGTCTCTTTTTTGTGCCCAGTTAAGCGAGGAACTCGCCGAGCTTGTCGGTCACACCCCCAAGGAGGAAGCTTACTTAACCGGGCTTTTGCATCGCCTCGGCCAATTGTCTCTGCTGTGTCGCCACCCACAGCAGTATCAGGAACAGATCGACATCACAAAGACTCTGGAGCAGATAGAATCTTTGGAGCGCCACCTGTTCGACACCACCTCCTCCGCCACGGCATCAGCAGAGATGCGCCAATGGCCGCTGCACTCGTTTATGTGCGACGCCATCGCCTTTCAGACCCTGCCAATCGAACAGCTGACTGACGCGACCCCTCTGGTTCGGATGCAGGCGCTGGGACGTCTCTTGAGCGAGTCCACCGATAACGCCCCCTGCGTGGCCCGTGCCGCCAACCTGCTGTTTGGCCTCAATGCCGATGTGGTTGAGCTGCTGCGCCAACGAGTCAAAGAAAAAACCGATGCCATGGTCTGCAGCCTGACCGGCATTGATGGCGGAGAAGATGCAGATGCGGCAGAAGGCTTTGTATCGAGCCATGATCATTTTCAACAGTTGTTGCACCAGCAGGTGCAACAGCACTCTGTCACCAACGTTCTCAACAACGGCACAGGTCCTGAGAACAAATCCGCAGCGTTCACCCGGCTACGCCGCGATCTCCATCTGCTGTTCGGCCTTGATCACTTGTGCCTTCTCAAAACTGAAAGCGACCATCTGCAGGGATACGATGATCTGGGCTGCAATCCGCAACTGGCCAGAATTACGCTACCGCTGGACAATTCGACCAGCTTGGCGGTTCAGACGTTTCATCACAGCGTCATCCATTGCAGCCTCGATTTTTGCCCGGAAGATTTGAGTATTGCCGACCGTCAGCTTCATCATCTGATGGATGCTGATGCCTTATGTTTTATCCCATTACCGCACCGGGTTCAGCCCACGTTCATTGCGGCGGTGCGCGTCACTAAAGCGCAATGGCAGGATCTTCAGTCGAAAAAACCATTCCTGGCCATGGCCGCTCAATCTACGGGAGAACGCCTGGTCCATAGTCATCACCACAGCTTACAGACCCAACAACAGCGCCGGACGGAAGATGATGAACGCCATCTGCAACTGCGTTCCGCAGCTCATGAGATCAACAACCCATTGTCGATCATTAACAATTATCTCTTTCTGCTCGCGCAAAAGCTGGATAACGACCCGCAGGCCGCAGCTCACATGACCATCATTCAGGAAGAGATGGCACGGGTCGGCACCATGGTCAGTGGCCTGAAGCATCTCATGAACCCGGAGCAGACACCAAGGACCTCTGACACCGTGGATGTCAACGACGTGATCGAAAGACTTCACGCCTTGCTAACACAATCCATGTACAAGCCACGGCAACAGACGCTTCACCTTGAACTGGACCGATCACTGCCACCGGTGCAATGCTGCGGCAGCAGTCTTAAACAAATTCTGGTCAATCTGTTAAAAAATGCCGCCGAAGCACTGCCGCCGCAAGGTGATATCTGGCTGACCACACGGGACAATCTGTATAAAAACGGTCAGCACTTTTTCGAGATCAACCTGTGCGATAATGGTCCGGGCCTGCCTCGTGAGGTGTTCAACCGCCTGTTCCAGCCGGTGACCAGCAACAAAGAGGGACATTCCGGCCTCGGATTGACCATCGTCAAGAAGCTCGTTGATCAGATGGAGGGAGAGATCAGTTGTTCCTCATCGGCCAGTGGAACCCGTTTCCAGCTGCTGCTCCCGCGATCGCTGCCAGAAAGGAGTGAACAGAGTCATGCCTAA
- a CDS encoding ImmA/IrrE family metallo-endopeptidase, with amino-acid sequence MKAQKKYLFNPDYAIAPGNTLHEVMESLNMTQKELAKRLEMAELSLIRIFAGTQPISYETANRLEMVTAVPARFWNNLEAEYREQLAKIQERERLEAEIAWLKSIPVKELIERDCLPQEDEEVEQLRSTLQFFGVASVDAWNQVWEAPKVAARRSKCFESRAGDAAAWVRQGELQAQDIECEPFDRNRFKENLVAIRELTREDPETFLPEMKRLCAESGVAISLVKEMKKVPWNGATKWLSPNKVMILLSLRGRGEDRFWFSFFHEAGHVLHDNKKDLLIDDGTREDPRELRADKFAADLLIPKKFDAAITRIRTKAEIIDLANTLSIAPGIVAGRYQFLTQKWKTFRGLIRSFEWTE; translated from the coding sequence ATGAAAGCCCAAAAAAAATATTTATTCAACCCAGACTACGCTATTGCGCCAGGAAACACTCTTCACGAGGTCATGGAATCACTCAACATGACACAGAAGGAACTTGCCAAGCGCCTTGAGATGGCGGAGCTATCGTTAATTCGGATTTTTGCTGGAACACAGCCAATTTCGTACGAAACGGCTAATCGATTAGAGATGGTAACTGCTGTCCCTGCTCGTTTTTGGAACAACCTTGAGGCAGAGTACCGGGAACAACTTGCCAAAATTCAAGAACGTGAGCGTTTAGAGGCAGAAATCGCTTGGTTGAAATCTATTCCAGTAAAAGAACTGATAGAGAGAGATTGCCTACCTCAAGAAGATGAAGAAGTTGAACAATTACGTTCAACCTTACAATTTTTTGGAGTTGCCAGCGTCGATGCTTGGAACCAGGTTTGGGAAGCACCTAAGGTTGCAGCCCGACGCTCCAAGTGTTTCGAATCTCGGGCTGGAGATGCTGCAGCTTGGGTCCGCCAAGGAGAATTACAGGCCCAAGACATTGAATGTGAGCCATTTGATAGAAATCGTTTCAAGGAAAATTTAGTTGCAATTCGAGAACTAACACGGGAAGATCCTGAAACTTTCCTTCCTGAGATGAAAAGACTTTGTGCTGAGTCTGGTGTTGCTATTTCCTTAGTCAAGGAAATGAAAAAAGTTCCTTGGAACGGTGCAACAAAATGGCTCTCCCCAAACAAAGTAATGATATTGTTATCCTTGCGTGGTCGTGGAGAAGACAGGTTCTGGTTTTCATTTTTTCACGAAGCAGGTCATGTCTTGCATGACAACAAGAAGGACCTTTTGATTGATGACGGAACCCGAGAGGACCCACGAGAACTTCGCGCAGATAAATTTGCAGCAGACTTATTGATTCCAAAGAAATTTGACGCTGCCATTACTCGAATTCGCACTAAAGCTGAAATTATTGATCTTGCCAACACTTTGAGCATTGCTCCGGGAATCGTTGCGGGTCGTTACCAGTTTCTGACCCAAAAATGGAAGACATTTAGAGGGTTAATAAGATCCTTTGAATGGACGGAGTGA
- a CDS encoding restriction endonuclease subunit S: MVGWVETTLGAICQIKPPKKEAKQKLSDSEMVSFVPMNNLGICTKAIELDEDKTLGEVSRSYTYFADDDVLLAKITPCFENGKLGIARGLTNGIGFGSSEFIVFRSKGTIDPEFLFYFLAQDSFRVSGARIMTGAVGHKRVTKEFIEDHPIILPPSPNKSALSPFSMKPLRGSMRQSPIPRRTSPMPVSCLKAI; the protein is encoded by the coding sequence ATGGTAGGTTGGGTCGAAACTACACTGGGAGCAATCTGCCAAATCAAGCCGCCAAAGAAAGAAGCTAAGCAAAAACTGTCTGATTCTGAGATGGTGTCCTTTGTGCCGATGAACAACCTTGGAATCTGCACAAAAGCCATTGAGCTAGATGAGGATAAGACGCTTGGAGAGGTTTCTAGGAGCTACACCTACTTTGCCGATGATGACGTGTTGTTGGCGAAAATCACTCCATGCTTTGAGAATGGCAAGCTTGGAATAGCAAGAGGCCTGACAAACGGGATTGGCTTTGGGTCGAGTGAATTTATTGTTTTCCGATCCAAGGGAACAATTGACCCTGAGTTTCTATTCTACTTCCTTGCTCAGGATAGTTTCCGGGTGTCGGGTGCGCGAATAATGACCGGCGCTGTGGGCCATAAACGCGTAACCAAAGAGTTTATTGAAGACCATCCCATAATTCTCCCCCCCTCCCCGAACAAAAGCGCATTGTCGCCATTCTCGATGAAGCCTTTGCGGGGATCGATGCGGCAGTCGCCAATACCGAGAAGAACCTCGCCAATGCCCGTGAGCTGTTTGAAAGCTATCTGA
- a CDS encoding EAL domain-containing protein, with translation MPNFSLPDQSVLFPEIFSTTAARHQALPISILIIDDEQRARQSVCDLLKPLGHRLTQAESVSEALHWLEKDNFTLALVDLNLPDGTGHDIMRYIQEHQIATRLIVVSGESSFGHATQSLRNGACDFLRKPYLPATLLESVNTELAKSLTQHRYNQIQEELAGSEALHRFIVNSSPDIIYMLDQEGRFSFVNKRVASLLGYNDKKLIGQHYSSIVYDDDVEKAQFVFNERRAGDRASHAVELRLLNRHNKEIRFVEARSLSVELTSMGVYRSGRGENEEFIGTYGVIRDITERKRSEALQHHHQYHDHLTDLPNRTLFHDRLHMALAQARRNSHHLAVLFLDIDRFRKVNDSLGHLAGDKILQRITQRLSTNLREEDTLARIGGDEFLLLLPTIKTSQDALHIAEKINQSFSRSMSYQNQDLRLTFSIGIATFPHNGASKEELIRNAELAKCQVKQNGRHGCLFYQPQHQHLQVSALEMETAIRQGLQQEQFELYYQPQIDPVAQRVVGLEALIRWNHPQQGLLNPSLFIPVAEQSSLICELGQWAIERACRDGSILSQRALDGLKIAVNISIQQFERPNFTKTILESVSRNEMGSNALEIEITEDNIMKNMDRGANLLTTLAKHGIGVAIDDFGTGYSSLSYLQTLPVSTVKIDRSFICNLSGEQNGLPIVIAVLNLAAALNIHCVAEGVENEQQKQILQDAGCRLIQGFYYSSPLSLPQLIPYLKQSKSGRLIYQEQMREVIQP, from the coding sequence ATGCCTAATTTTTCACTACCGGATCAATCGGTGCTGTTCCCCGAAATATTTTCCACCACAGCCGCGCGCCATCAGGCACTGCCGATCTCAATCCTCATCATCGATGACGAGCAACGTGCCCGGCAAAGCGTGTGTGACCTGCTCAAACCACTTGGCCATCGCCTGACACAGGCAGAATCCGTCTCAGAAGCACTCCACTGGCTTGAAAAGGATAATTTCACTCTGGCTCTGGTCGACCTCAACCTTCCCGACGGCACCGGGCATGACATTATGCGTTATATTCAAGAGCACCAGATCGCCACCCGCCTGATCGTTGTCAGCGGTGAGTCAAGCTTTGGTCATGCCACCCAGTCGTTACGTAACGGTGCGTGTGATTTTTTGCGCAAACCTTACCTGCCGGCAACCCTGTTGGAGAGTGTCAACACCGAACTCGCCAAATCTCTGACCCAGCATCGCTACAACCAGATTCAGGAGGAATTGGCGGGCTCGGAGGCACTGCACCGTTTTATTGTCAACAGTTCCCCGGATATCATTTACATGCTTGATCAGGAGGGGCGTTTCTCTTTTGTCAATAAACGCGTCGCATCGCTGCTCGGCTACAACGACAAGAAATTGATTGGTCAACACTATTCATCGATAGTCTACGATGACGATGTCGAAAAAGCCCAGTTTGTCTTCAATGAACGCCGCGCTGGCGACCGCGCCTCTCACGCCGTTGAACTGCGCTTACTCAACCGTCACAACAAGGAAATTCGTTTTGTTGAAGCGCGCAGTCTGTCGGTGGAGTTGACCTCCATGGGTGTCTATCGCTCCGGACGGGGTGAAAATGAAGAATTTATCGGCACCTACGGAGTCATTCGCGACATTACCGAACGCAAGCGCTCCGAAGCGTTGCAGCATCATCACCAATATCACGACCACCTGACCGACCTGCCCAACCGCACCTTGTTCCACGACCGGCTGCACATGGCTCTGGCGCAGGCGCGCCGTAACAGTCACCACCTGGCGGTGCTGTTTCTTGATATTGACCGCTTCCGCAAGGTCAATGACAGTCTGGGACACCTCGCCGGCGACAAAATCCTTCAGCGCATCACTCAGCGACTCAGTACCAATCTGCGCGAAGAAGACACCCTGGCCCGCATTGGCGGCGACGAATTCCTGCTCTTGCTGCCCACAATCAAAACATCTCAGGATGCCCTTCATATTGCTGAAAAAATCAATCAGAGCTTCTCGCGGTCAATGAGTTACCAGAACCAGGATCTACGCCTGACTTTCAGCATCGGCATCGCCACATTCCCCCACAATGGGGCCAGCAAAGAGGAGCTCATTCGCAATGCGGAACTGGCCAAATGCCAGGTCAAACAAAATGGTCGTCATGGCTGCCTTTTTTACCAGCCTCAGCATCAACACCTGCAGGTTTCCGCGCTTGAAATGGAAACGGCCATCCGCCAGGGGCTGCAACAGGAGCAATTTGAGCTGTATTACCAACCGCAAATTGATCCGGTCGCCCAGCGCGTTGTCGGCCTGGAAGCTTTGATCCGCTGGAATCATCCTCAACAGGGCCTGCTCAATCCATCGTTATTCATCCCTGTGGCCGAGCAAAGCAGCTTGATCTGCGAACTTGGGCAATGGGCCATAGAGCGTGCTTGTCGAGATGGCAGCATCCTTTCCCAGCGTGCGTTAGACGGCTTGAAGATCGCCGTCAATATCTCCATTCAGCAGTTTGAGCGCCCCAATTTTACCAAGACCATTCTCGAAAGTGTTTCCCGCAATGAGATGGGGAGCAATGCTCTGGAAATTGAAATCACCGAAGATAACATCATGAAGAATATGGATCGAGGCGCGAACCTGCTCACCACGTTGGCCAAACACGGCATTGGCGTGGCCATTGACGACTTCGGCACCGGATACTCTTCGTTGAGCTACCTGCAAACATTGCCGGTGTCCACGGTAAAAATCGACCGCTCTTTTATCTGCAATCTGTCGGGGGAGCAAAACGGCTTGCCCATTGTCATTGCCGTACTCAATCTGGCTGCCGCCCTTAACATCCACTGCGTTGCCGAGGGGGTGGAAAACGAACAACAAAAACAGATTTTACAAGACGCCGGCTGCCGCCTGATTCAGGGGTTTTATTACAGCAGTCCGCTATCGTTACCCCAATTGATCCCCTATCTTAAGCAGAGTAAAAGCGGTCGGTTGATTTATCAGGAGCAAATGCGCGAGGTCATTCAGCCATGA
- a CDS encoding restriction endonuclease subunit S codes for MEKALGGICDLLGGFAFKSTDAVTESNVQLIRMGNLYQNVLDLDRKPSFYPESFAGEYSRYILSEGDLIISLTGTVDKEDYGYTVEIPATDRVLLLNQRIAKFIEIREEQIDRKFFLHFLRSRTFLDDLYASARGVRQANLSSVSMKKLPVAFPSITEQKRLVAIFDMLEENTKNLKAIYQQKLEALAELKQSILQKAFAGELTSLPEKTLEEAVA; via the coding sequence GTGGAGAAGGCGCTAGGTGGAATTTGTGATTTGCTCGGCGGTTTTGCCTTCAAAAGCACTGATGCTGTCACGGAATCAAATGTTCAGCTAATTCGCATGGGCAACCTATATCAGAATGTTCTCGATCTGGATCGTAAGCCTTCATTTTATCCAGAGAGTTTTGCTGGCGAATACTCACGATACATACTATCTGAAGGCGATTTGATAATTTCACTGACTGGAACAGTAGACAAGGAAGACTATGGTTATACGGTCGAGATTCCGGCTACCGATAGGGTGCTTTTACTGAACCAGCGAATAGCAAAGTTTATTGAAATCAGAGAAGAACAAATCGACAGAAAATTCTTTTTGCATTTTCTCCGGTCGAGAACATTTTTAGATGATTTATACGCTTCTGCACGAGGAGTCCGGCAAGCCAACTTGTCTAGCGTTTCAATGAAAAAACTCCCTGTGGCGTTTCCATCCATTACAGAGCAAAAACGCTTGGTCGCGATCTTCGACATGCTTGAAGAAAATACAAAGAACCTCAAAGCCATCTACCAGCAAAAGCTCGAAGCTCTCGCCGAACTCAAGCAATCCATCCTGCAAAAAGCCTTCGCAGGCGAACTCACCAGCCTGCCCGAAAAAACACTTGAAGAGGCCGTCGCATGA
- a CDS encoding DEAD/DEAH box helicase family protein, producing MNEAETRAELIDPALKAAGWGVVEGSRVRREVITLGRLQGAGKRSKQDIADYVLTYRGQKLAVIEAKRRDLPDTEGVAQAKKYAEKLQTRFTYSTNGVGIYQIDMETGKEGHVDQYPSPDELWAMTYAEESEWRDRFSDVPFEDKSGQWQPRYYQHNAINKALEAIVAGKDRILLTLATGTGKTAIAFQIAWKLFHSRWTLGRDGKRRPRILFLADRNILADQAYNAFSAFPEDALVRIDPEIIRKKGRVPKNGSVFFTIFQTFMTGRDGSGNPAPAFGDYPPDFFDFIIIDECHRGGANDESNWRGIMEYFAPAVQLGLTATPKRQGNVDTYRYFDEPVYIYSLKEGINDGFLTPFKVQQIATTLDDYTYTSDDTVIEGEIEEGKLYGEDDFNKIIEIIPREAHRVKLFMERIDQRQKTLVFCAIQDHAAAVRDLINQIKTSTDPNYCVRVTARDGAEGERWLRTFQDNEKTIPTILTTSQKLSTGVDARNVRNIVLMRPVNSMIEFKQIIGRGTRLFDGKDYFTIYDFVKAYHHFNDPEWDGEPEEPEASGPFTVKERPADYNPADRELEADEEPKKRAKIKIKLADGKERTIQHMMASSFWSPDGKPMSAAQFVEQLFGELPGLFKNEEELRTLWGDPSTRKSLLGGLAEKGFGDAQLAEAKLMINAEQSDVFDVLAYIAFTLPPISREERVAAHKDEIYTKYKDKQQAFLEFVLGEYVRVGVEELDLSKLAGLLELKYGNVNDAAEQLGGIPQIRETFVGFQKHLYIQDT from the coding sequence ATGAACGAAGCCGAAACCCGCGCCGAATTGATTGACCCCGCCCTGAAAGCTGCTGGCTGGGGCGTTGTCGAAGGCAGTCGTGTCCGTCGTGAAGTGATCACGCTGGGCAGGCTGCAGGGTGCGGGTAAACGCTCGAAGCAGGACATTGCTGATTATGTGCTGACCTATCGCGGTCAGAAGCTGGCGGTGATCGAAGCCAAACGGCGAGATCTGCCCGATACCGAAGGGGTTGCTCAAGCCAAGAAATACGCCGAGAAGCTGCAGACCCGCTTTACTTATTCGACCAACGGCGTCGGCATCTACCAGATCGACATGGAAACCGGCAAGGAAGGGCATGTAGACCAGTACCCCAGCCCGGATGAACTCTGGGCCATGACCTATGCCGAAGAGAGCGAGTGGCGCGACCGCTTTTCCGATGTGCCGTTCGAGGACAAGAGCGGCCAGTGGCAGCCACGCTACTATCAGCACAACGCCATCAACAAGGCACTGGAGGCGATTGTCGCCGGCAAGGATCGCATCCTGCTGACCCTGGCGACTGGCACAGGCAAAACCGCCATCGCCTTCCAGATCGCCTGGAAGCTGTTCCACAGCCGCTGGACTCTGGGCAGGGATGGCAAGCGCCGGCCGCGCATCCTCTTTCTGGCTGACCGCAACATCCTGGCTGATCAAGCTTACAACGCCTTCTCCGCGTTCCCTGAGGATGCCTTGGTACGTATCGATCCAGAAATCATCCGCAAGAAGGGACGGGTTCCGAAAAACGGCAGTGTCTTTTTCACCATCTTCCAGACCTTCATGACCGGCCGCGACGGCTCCGGCAACCCTGCTCCCGCCTTCGGCGATTACCCGCCCGACTTCTTCGACTTCATCATCATCGACGAGTGTCACCGTGGCGGAGCCAACGACGAAAGCAACTGGCGCGGCATCATGGAGTATTTTGCGCCGGCCGTACAGCTAGGTCTGACCGCCACCCCAAAACGTCAGGGAAACGTAGATACCTATCGCTACTTTGACGAGCCGGTCTATATCTACTCGCTCAAAGAAGGAATAAACGACGGATTCCTGACCCCGTTCAAGGTGCAACAGATCGCTACCACGTTAGATGATTACACTTACACTTCTGACGACACAGTTATTGAAGGGGAGATCGAGGAAGGAAAGCTCTACGGCGAAGATGACTTCAACAAAATTATCGAGATCATACCTCGTGAAGCACACCGAGTTAAGCTCTTCATGGAGCGAATAGATCAGAGGCAAAAAACACTGGTGTTCTGCGCTATTCAGGATCATGCCGCTGCGGTGCGTGACCTGATCAATCAGATAAAAACCAGCACCGACCCGAACTACTGCGTGCGGGTCACGGCTCGAGACGGAGCAGAAGGGGAACGCTGGCTGCGCACATTTCAGGACAACGAAAAGACCATCCCCACTATCCTGACCACCTCGCAGAAGCTCTCCACTGGCGTCGACGCCCGCAATGTGCGTAACATCGTGCTGATGCGCCCGGTCAACTCAATGATCGAGTTCAAGCAGATTATCGGCCGGGGAACGCGCCTGTTCGACGGCAAGGACTACTTTACCATCTATGACTTTGTTAAAGCGTATCATCACTTCAACGATCCAGAGTGGGACGGCGAGCCGGAAGAGCCGGAAGCTTCCGGTCCCTTCACGGTTAAGGAACGGCCCGCCGATTACAACCCTGCCGACAGAGAATTAGAGGCAGATGAAGAACCGAAAAAACGGGCGAAGATCAAAATCAAATTGGCCGACGGCAAAGAACGCACGATTCAGCACATGATGGCCAGCAGCTTCTGGAGTCCCGACGGCAAGCCGATGTCGGCCGCCCAGTTTGTCGAACAGCTCTTCGGCGAGCTGCCAGGGCTGTTCAAAAACGAAGAGGAGCTACGTACCCTCTGGGGCGACCCATCCACGCGCAAGAGCTTGCTTGGCGGACTGGCCGAAAAAGGTTTCGGCGATGCCCAACTGGCCGAAGCCAAGCTAATGATCAATGCTGAGCAGAGCGACGTGTTCGACGTGCTGGCCTACATCGCCTTCACCCTGCCGCCGATCAGCCGAGAAGAGCGTGTTGCAGCGCACAAGGATGAGATCTACACCAAGTACAAAGACAAGCAGCAGGCGTTCCTGGAATTCGTGCTGGGTGAGTATGTGCGCGTCGGTGTGGAGGAGCTTGATTTATCAAAATTGGCAGGGCTGCTGGAGCTGAAATACGGCAATGTCAATGATGCTGCTGAGCAGTTGGGGGGGATACCACAGATCAGAGAGACGTTTGTTGGTTTTCAAAAACATCTTTACATACAAGACACTTAG